A region of the Candidatus Eisenbacteria bacterium genome:
GGCCCTGCGTGCCACCGCCATGCCGCCTGGCGTCGCATGCGGGTAAGATCGGCCCGACCCGCCGCGGCAGTGTCTCCGACCGGTCAATTCCGAGGGACTCGGCCGCTTGGCGCCGCAACGAGGTCGGTGCCTACACTGCGTCCAGCCATGCCGCCGACTCTCCGAAGGCGTTGGACCCTGTTCCTGCTCCTCGCCGCGACGCTCGTCCTGGCGTGGCTGGATCTGGGTAGCCCTGACGGCGTCTATGCGTGGGCGTTCGTCTCCGTGGTGCTGGTCTGCACCCTTCTCGCCCTGCGCGGCGCGGAGCCGGCGTTTCTGGCGGGCGGCCCGGGAGCCGCCTCCGTCCCTCGCGCCGCCACGATCACGACCCGGGGGTTCTTCAAGGAGTCCCTGGTCCTGGGGCTCACCGGCTTCGGGGGCGGGCTCGCGGTCCTGTCCCAGATCGAGCAGCGGCTCGTGCAGCGCCGGCGTCTGGTGCCGATCCGCAAGTTCCTCGAGACCGCCGCCATCGCCCAGGGCCTTCCGGGCGCGGCGGGCGCGAACACGCTCGCCCTGATCGGCTACGACCTCGGCGGCGTGCCCGCGGCCGTCGCCGGCGCCGCCGGTTTCGTGCTGCCGTCGTTCCTCATGCTCATGATCGCGGCGCTGCTGTATCCGCGCTTTCGCGATGTCGCGGCGGTGGACGGCATCTTCCGGGGTCTCGATCCCGCGGTCGCCGCGCTCGTGTTCCTCACCGCGGTGCGACTCGGTTCTCGGCTCGAGATGGGCGCCGAAGGACCGCGCGGCTGGCAGGCCCTGTGGCGGCAGCGCTGGGATCTCGCGACCGCGGCACTTGCCGGTCTGGCGGTCGCCTGGGCCGGCATCGGTGTCGTCGAGGTCATCCTGGTGGCCGGATTGTTGGGCGTGGTGCGCACGACGGTCCGGGGTCTGCCCGATCCGTCCACCGTGTTCGAGAATCGCTGGCGATGGTTCCGCCGCCGCGTGGCGCAGGCCGCACGCTTCGGCGCGCGGGCCATTCAGGTCCCGTGGTGGCGAAGACTCCACGATCCGGGCGAGGACGACCTGCTCTCCGTGTCGCCATGGATCCTGTTCGCGCTCCCGTTCGTACCGGCCATCGATCGCCTGTCTTCTCTCGGGCCTCTGGCAACCGTCTTCCTCCGCGCCGGCGCCGTCACCTTCGGCGGTGGCTTCGTGATGATCCCGCTGCTCGAGCTGGAGCTGGTGCAAGTCCACCGCTGGCTCAGCCCGAGCGAGTTCGCGGATGCGGTGGCGCTCGGACAGGTGACGCCGGGACCCGTGATGATCACCGCCACTTTCGTCGGCAGCCGCATGGCGGGCGTGATGGGCGCGCTGGTCGCCACGTTCTCGGTGTTCGCGCCCGCGTGGCTGCTGGCCCTCGCGGTGGGAACCTCCGTCCGCCGCCTGCGGGGAAGCCCTGCGGTTCAGGCGTTCCTGAACG
Encoded here:
- the chrA gene encoding chromate efflux transporter is translated as MPPTLRRRWTLFLLLAATLVLAWLDLGSPDGVYAWAFVSVVLVCTLLALRGAEPAFLAGGPGAASVPRAATITTRGFFKESLVLGLTGFGGGLAVLSQIEQRLVQRRRLVPIRKFLETAAIAQGLPGAAGANTLALIGYDLGGVPAAVAGAAGFVLPSFLMLMIAALLYPRFRDVAAVDGIFRGLDPAVAALVFLTAVRLGSRLEMGAEGPRGWQALWRQRWDLATAALAGLAVAWAGIGVVEVILVAGLLGVVRTTVRGLPDPSTVFENRWRWFRRRVAQAARFGARAIQVPWWRRLHDPGEDDLLSVSPWILFALPFVPAIDRLSSLGPLATVFLRAGAVTFGGGFVMIPLLELELVQVHRWLSPSEFADAVALGQVTPGPVMITATFVGSRMAGVMGALVATFSVFAPAWLLALAVGTSVRRLRGSPAVQAFLNGIQPAVVGLMFAAAVAMARHGIQDWMGAFISVTTLMLLRRWRLHPLPVLLGAAIVGIVWRFIIH